Genomic DNA from Pseudobacteriovorax antillogorgiicola:
GGCTTAGAAAGTAACCCTGTTCAAAAGCCACTGCCGTACTTCGTAAAGAAGGAGTTCGATAAATTCTTAGCTTGCGGCGTTTTGTCCCAAGGCTTTGTGAGATTAAAATGTGATAGCTGTCCTGAGTCGATATTAGTTGCGTTTAGTTGCAAATGTCGCGGTTTTTGCCCCTCATGTGCAGGCCGAAGAATGTCAGAGAGAGTTATTGACCTAACGGACGATGTGATCCCCTTTGTACCGACGAGGCATTGGGTCTTATCGGTGCCCTTTGAGCTTCGTTATCGGATGGCTTCCGATGACGATCTTTTGAAAAAAGTGAATGGGATCTTCTGCGCAGAAATCAATAACTATCTCCGCAGCAAGAAAGCTAGAAAACTTAGTGTAAAGGGCGGAGA
This window encodes:
- a CDS encoding transposase zinc-binding domain-containing protein; this encodes MEDSFCEYKRRDPESTLLYQVLHQNLADFFRGLESNPVQKPLPYFVKKEFDKFLACGVLSQGFVRLKCDSCPESILVAFSCKCRGFCPSCAGRRMSERVIDLTDDVIPFVPTRHWVLSVPFELRYRMASDDDLLKKVNGIFCAEINNYLRSKKARKLSVKGGETGIVSFLQRAGGALNLNLHYHLLVLDGLYTTGEDGSLISTRVPGVDNDELACVVRGVSRRVIKHVGLGSDPPKGQTLTKEEYVYEGFY